The Daucus carota subsp. sativus chromosome 9, DH1 v3.0, whole genome shotgun sequence genome window below encodes:
- the LOC108202369 gene encoding late embryogenesis abundant protein 29 → MASQQMSKDAQANTESMMDSAKGSANAAQEKASNAASSAQEKASNAASSAQDKASSAADSAQQKASNTMNAAGEQKDNAMASAKESKDQSSGWIQEKAGQVGSAAQGAIDGVKNSLGVGEKK, encoded by the exons ATGGCTTCTCAGCAGATGAGTAAGGATGCTCAG GCCAACACTGAGAGTATGATGGACTCGGCCAAGGGCAGTGCAAACGCAGCACAAGAGAAGGCTTCCAATGCAGCCAGTTCTGCACAAGAGAAGGCCTCGAACGCAGCCAGTTCTGCACAAGATAAGGCCTCCAGTGCTGCTGATTCTGCACAACAGAAGGCCTCTAACACTATGAATGCTGCAGGTGAACAGAAGGACAATGCTATGGCTTCTGCGAAAGAATCAAAGGACCAGAGTAGCGGATGGATCCAGGAG AAAGCAGGACAGGTGGGGAGTGCAGCACAAGGTGCCATTGATGGAGTGAAGAACTCCCTTGGGGTCGGTGAGAAGAAGTGA